AGATCGTAGTCGTAATGCGTTGTCATGGGCACCAGCATGCCATGCCACGTCGCGATTCAAACGTGACGACGCGGCCCGAATCGTTTCATCGGCGCAACGCTGGCCAACGCCCGTAGGTCATCGCGCGCCAGATCCACTCCAGCGGCCCGAACCGGAAATGGCGCAGCCACGCATGGCTGAGCAGCACCTGCAATGCGAACAGCGCCACCGCGAACGGAACCTGCCAGGCACGCGGCATCGTTTCAAACGCACCCAGCCCGTAGCCGTAGAACAGCCAGGTGCAGACCAGTGACTGCAGGATGTATTGGGTCAGCGCCATCCGCCCCATCGGCGCCAGCACGCGCAGGCGGTGCCGCCAGTGCACGATCCAGGCCAGGTAGCCCAGGCACATCAACAGGCTGGCCACCGACGACAACGCATACGCTGCGCCGGTGGTGGGGGTGAACGTGCCGGGCGCCAGGTACGGCACCCAGCTCGCGCTGATGAGCATCAACAGCAGTCCAACCGGCAACGCGCCGCGCCGCAACCAACGGTAGAGGCGCTCGAACCGCGCCGGGTCGGCCAGCGCGCCACTGCGTGCGAACCAGCTGCCGAGCAGGAACATGCCCAGCACTTCCGGGCCAATGATCAGCGCCCCGGACAGGGCCGTGCCCAGATCGCTGGCCCGCTGCGCCACCGCCTGGCCGAAGCTGCCATGGCCATACGCCTGACGTTGCAGTTCGACGGTCTGCTGGCCCTGCGCCATGGCCGAGCCGAGGGCGCCGCTGTCGCCTTCGACCTGTCCGACCAGGCCCAGCATCGCGCCCAGCAGCAGCATCATCGCCGCCGCACACAGGTAGGTGGCCACGCCCATCGCCGGCAGCCAGCGTTGCGGCGCTTCGCGCGTGGCCAGCAGCGGCAACGACACCAGCGCGTAGATCACCAGGATGTCGCCGGACCA
This is a stretch of genomic DNA from Stenotrophomonas rhizophila. It encodes these proteins:
- a CDS encoding DUF418 domain-containing protein; translation: MSALPSESPVKPVSPTLQPVAAGDRIEVIDILRGVALLGILLMNMEALSGPLDLAFTGIDPHWQGLDYWVDAAVYVLVQGKFFTLFSLLFGAGFAIMAQRAEAARRDFTTFYLRRSGGLLLIGLCHALLVWSGDILVIYALVSLPLLATREAPQRWLPAMGVATYLCAAAMMLLLGAMLGLVGQVEGDSGALGSAMAQGQQTVELQRQAYGHGSFGQAVAQRASDLGTALSGALIIGPEVLGMFLLGSWFARSGALADPARFERLYRWLRRGALPVGLLLMLISASWVPYLAPGTFTPTTGAAYALSSVASLLMCLGYLAWIVHWRHRLRVLAPMGRMALTQYILQSLVCTWLFYGYGLGAFETMPRAWQVPFAVALFALQVLLSHAWLRHFRFGPLEWIWRAMTYGRWPALRR